Proteins from a single region of Weeksella virosa DSM 16922:
- a CDS encoding DUF3164 family protein has translation MANINLGDLTAEQKKQLAEQLAAEKLAEKEQRKQNLATLEEMAKEQLPSVIEQLTKASEALQSAKEFAFRSFEQYLKLKIETLGITSVQKSHTINVDGRKIIIGYRVTDGYDDNAGYGLALVHKFLGSLAKDEESAKLIKSINRLLQKNAKGDLDSKKVLELAKIANEDFPETEFQEGVEMIQGAYKPRMSKWFIEATQTDGQGVERSIPLSITSVNLPVDLDLSFLLPKDE, from the coding sequence ATGGCAAATATCAATTTAGGCGATTTGACCGCCGAGCAAAAAAAACAATTAGCCGAACAATTGGCTGCTGAAAAACTAGCCGAAAAAGAGCAACGCAAACAGAACCTGGCGACGCTAGAAGAAATGGCAAAGGAGCAATTGCCAAGTGTGATTGAGCAACTCACCAAAGCATCGGAAGCTTTGCAATCGGCAAAGGAATTCGCTTTCCGTTCGTTTGAGCAATATCTGAAGCTGAAGATTGAAACGCTTGGCATTACTTCGGTTCAGAAATCACACACCATCAATGTAGATGGTCGCAAAATTATCATCGGTTACCGCGTGACGGATGGGTACGATGATAATGCAGGTTATGGACTGGCGTTGGTGCATAAGTTTCTTGGATCGTTGGCCAAAGATGAAGAATCAGCCAAACTAATCAAGTCCATCAATCGATTGTTGCAGAAAAATGCCAAAGGTGATTTGGATTCGAAAAAGGTTTTGGAGTTGGCAAAAATAGCGAATGAGGATTTTCCTGAAACTGAATTTCAAGAAGGTGTAGAGATGATCCAAGGCGCTTATAAACCGAGAATGAGTAAATGGTTTATCGAGGCTACACAAACTGATGGGCAAGGCGTGGAACGTTCGATTCCGTTGTCGATAACAAGCGTGAATTTACCTGTTGATTTGGATTTGAGTTTTTTATTACCGAAAGATGAATAG
- a CDS encoding helix-turn-helix domain-containing protein, with amino-acid sequence METKSWKNIKDDVYGKVGTERRDELERDFESFKIGLLLKKAREEKQLTQSELAELIDKKREYISRVENNGSNLTLKTLYDIVEKGLGGKVKISIEI; translated from the coding sequence ATGGAAACTAAAAGTTGGAAAAATATAAAAGACGACGTTTACGGAAAAGTTGGAACCGAAAGACGTGACGAACTTGAAAGAGATTTTGAATCTTTTAAAATTGGTTTGCTCCTAAAAAAAGCACGAGAAGAAAAACAACTAACTCAGTCTGAACTTGCAGAATTGATAGACAAAAAACGTGAATATATTTCAAGAGTTGAAAATAACGGAAGTAACTTAACTCTTAAAACTTTGTACGATATAGTAGAAAAAGGTTTAGGCGGAAAAGTAAAAATATCAATCGAAATATAA
- a CDS encoding ATP-binding protein yields MNGKNAKIEWAEKIDICNRLANFVQRKGSQKKAGVALDVSNATISQILAHNWDLVSDEMWRKISSSVGGSANEWVMVENVSVTEKLMKLLNESQSMALVFGITANAGSGKSATIAHYVHQHENAFAISCNEYMEERDFVMEIFKAMGREPNTTRVYPMTIELIDILKRTPFPVLILDEADKLKNKVLNFFITFYNQLEGICGLNLIATSYLEKRIKNGAQNNTKGFREIYSRLGRKFISLSEVNYTDVLKICKANGVDDEKVIQDIFADCENDLRRVKRRIIAEQRKRQVNG; encoded by the coding sequence ATGAATGGTAAAAATGCAAAAATCGAATGGGCGGAAAAAATTGATATCTGCAACCGCCTTGCAAACTTTGTTCAACGCAAAGGTAGTCAAAAAAAAGCAGGAGTAGCATTGGATGTTTCCAATGCTACTATATCACAGATACTTGCGCATAATTGGGATTTGGTGAGTGATGAAATGTGGCGTAAGATTTCGTCAAGCGTTGGAGGTAGTGCCAATGAGTGGGTAATGGTCGAAAATGTATCGGTTACCGAAAAGCTCATGAAACTTTTGAATGAAAGTCAAAGTATGGCGTTGGTATTTGGAATTACAGCCAATGCAGGTTCTGGTAAGTCTGCAACCATTGCACATTATGTACATCAGCATGAAAATGCTTTTGCGATTTCATGTAACGAATATATGGAAGAGCGTGATTTTGTGATGGAAATATTCAAAGCTATGGGACGTGAGCCTAATACGACAAGAGTTTATCCAATGACTATTGAGTTGATTGACATTTTGAAGCGTACACCTTTTCCAGTGTTGATTTTGGATGAAGCGGATAAGTTGAAAAACAAAGTGTTGAACTTCTTCATCACTTTTTATAATCAGTTGGAAGGGATATGTGGCTTGAATTTGATTGCGACATCATACTTGGAAAAACGCATCAAAAATGGCGCTCAAAACAACACCAAAGGATTTCGTGAAATATATAGCCGATTAGGACGCAAATTTATTTCGTTGAGCGAGGTTAATTACACCGATGTATTGAAGATTTGTAAAGCGAATGGTGTTGATGATGAAAAAGTGATCCAAGATATTTTCGCTGATTGTGAAAATGATCTGCGCCGTGTGAAAAGGAGAATAATTGCGGAACAACGTAAAAGACAAGTGAATGGATAA
- a CDS encoding type II toxin-antitoxin system RelE/ParE family toxin yields MQLGSNIWRVFCFFDGEKLVVLMNGFQKKTQKTPKNQIEKALKIMAEYYEQKNQK; encoded by the coding sequence ATTCAATTAGGTTCTAATATCTGGAGAGTTTTTTGCTTTTTTGACGGTGAAAAGTTGGTCGTTTTAATGAATGGGTTTCAAAAGAAAACACAAAAGACACCTAAAAATCAAATAGAAAAAGCCTTGAAAATAATGGCTGAATATTATGAACAAAAAAATCAAAAGTAA